The Glycine soja cultivar W05 chromosome 9, ASM419377v2, whole genome shotgun sequence sequence TCCAAACAGAATTGAACTGATGGAAGAATCATGTGCAGGCCAGCCAGTGATTTGTAGACCAGCAGACATGTCTTCGACTAGTTAAGGATGACATGATTGTCAAATCATGTGGCCACTGCTAGAACATTCTAAATACATTTATCTTTAAAAGAAATGCACCATTTTATTTCACTGAACAAGAAATCCCAGCAAATTGGCAACTCCAGCAAGGGAAGATATAACTTAATAAATGCAACCAATTGTTGAAATTGTGGGGATTTAAGTGTGATGgatattattgataaataattagaaactaaagaattaagagaaattaGAAAGAAATCAAATAACAATAGAAATATGGAAATAtgacaatcaaatcaaattatattggAAATATGTTTAACAGCAACAAAATTACATTATATTTTACTTCACATATTAATCACTAAGTATATCAAACCAAGGAAACaatcaaatgaacaaaattaaGGATACCAAACATGTGAATCATTCCATCAATGGCAGAAGCTGCCAAAATCTTTCCATTGTGATTAAAGCATAGAGAAGTAATTGCTGGTGGATCTTCTCCAAGAGGAAGGACTGTCTTTAtgaaatccaaaattaaaaatagccataaacaacataaacataaaacattTTATACAAAGAAGAACATACCATGGCTTTCCATGTCTTCATGTTCCACACAGTAAGTGAAGCAAAACCCAGGTTGTCAATATAGTTAGAACCAGCCCTACAAAGAAAGTAAGGTCCTCATATTCCATAGTTCATCCTTATGTCCGAAATCAAAACAGCAAAACATACATATCATAATAAGACtaacattttattaaaagttacaaCAGAGGatcaaatcaataaattaaattactagttcaacaaagaattcaatatttagaaatttaacaaatacCCTCCAGATGCTGCTGCAGACACAAAAATAGGTTCCACAGGACTGCACTTTATGTCCAATACACTGTAAAACCACAAGTAGGAGAGTTAAAAAGGCAATACACAGAAACCTGGAAAATATAcaaggtttaaatatgtttctgCGAATAtagccatttttgtttttagtccttgcaattattttattttttatcccaaCAATATTCACCATCACTTGTTTTGGTCACTGCCATAAAAGtagagactaaaaacaaaaaccttTATATTTTATAGGGACCTAAAAGtagggactaaaaacaaaaactgcTATCTGTGTAGGAAccataaacaaaaaattgttatattttgcagggacataaaactaaaaaagatatatttgcAAAGATGTAAAACATGTTAACAACAAGTTCACGACAGGGACCAAAAACAACGAACATtgcaagttataaaaaaattatagggactaaaaacaaaaactactATATTTGCAGGGACCTTCAACATATTAGGCCAATATATAATTAGGAAATACCTTGGAAATGCTTCGGTTGTGTTGAGGTCACAGACAACTCTCTTTGCATCCACATTCCATGCCTTAATGCACCCATCGGATGTACCTATAAGAAGCTTTTTATCAAGAGGAacaacttaataatttaattcataatctCATCTCATAATCATTACAACTGAATAAACTCAATCACCATGATAAATCAATTCACATACCAAGCGGTCTGATTTACATTCCCAGTCAAGTGACAAAATTTCAGTGCTGCAATATATGGTTGCATTTCTAGACACTGGAGTTGATGTATCATATGTCCATATCCTTCATTAAAACATGCAGAGCAAACAAAGGCAAAATTGCTTGAGAGATTTCATATAAAGGTTAAAAAGAAGCATTAATGATGCAAAACATATAAAGgggaatttgaaaagaaaaatgtattgGAGTGCATTaagctttatttctttttttctttatttaattgtgTATCATTTTATGTTAACTTGATGCTTGCTCTAAATATATCTACACACAAGGGATCTAAATAGTGGCAAATGAGTACATGCTACAGCCAAGTAATTGAGACTAATAATTACATGAAAGCTATTCTATTTTGCCACTAAAGTGATACTTCACATCAACTCCCAAAAAGATACATGACAGTTCCATCCAGAGAAGCACTGGCAATATTGTTTCCAGATGCAGAGAAGCAACACCGACTGATTGGACCGGTGTGCCCCAAAAATGTCTCCTAGAAACCAGTAAAGAAAGAAATCTTTACATATaagttcattgcaagaagcaaGTGCTACACAATATAATTGGGTGAAAAAACTACAAAGCAATTTCTTAGGATATTCACATTTTCTAAAATTACAACCCAATCATTGTGCAATTTCTTGGAGTCGTTTGCCTAGGGCCAGCTATTCTGCCTACAAAGCAAAAGCCTCAACaaggaaaaattaaactcattcacaaataaataaaaaatgtaaaattaccaTGTTGTGTCGGGATCCTTTGGCTCACAGAAGGGTCTATTCTTGGAAGAGTTGTGTAGTTGTCCTCCCCATCATTCACTTTAAATCTGATAGAGGCAAAGAAATCTCATTGCCAATAAGAAGCATTGCTTCTTTATAGTTATAAAAGAATAAGTATGTACAGCAGTTAGAAGTTTGTGAATTTTATGTCTGctgtcttattaaaaaaaagaataagcgGTATAGCAAAAATGTAAGCGGTAGAGACAACAAAACACAAagtttcataaatatatttccAAATAAATACAAGCCAATATAGTGACATTTGTCTCAGTAATGTTCACAATAACCAAAAGATTTCCTATGTCAACTAAGACTTTGTACATTGAATGCTTTGAACTTTAAGAAAATATGCTGCCCATTTCTGGCGAATCGTTGTAATTGTTTCGTTGTCTAACGCCGTTCCATCAAGAAACCACTACAAAATATGAAGAATACAAAGGGTGTATTTAATGAAGAtgtaaaatgaatgaaaatactACTAAAATAGTAATTTGAAGATGTTAAACCGAACATACCATGCTCCAATCATTCTTTAAACCCCCACCGACGAtgttccacatccaatgcatcacgTAGTAGCCACACTCATACCCTCCGCTTTGTACATGGCTCTACattcaatataaataataattcgaTCTAACAATTGTATTGAGGTTATCATTTGAAGATCAATACTggaaaataatgattaattgcATCACTAACCTTGACTTCAACCCACTTAGGAGTTGCTGGATTATTTGTACCATCCGCGGTTGTGTTTGCTGACTTCATTGCACTGCTTATAATAATAGCATGATCAACATCTATACGACGATAACAAATGGTTGACACAAAATATTACACTGCATGATATGAGGGACAATACAAAACTTTACTTGTTAATTGCAGTTTTGATATGAGTATCAGGCTTCTTACGTAACGAACAAAACCATGCAACAACATTGGTCGCAGGACACAGTACTACCAGTTGCCAATGGCCCCTACAAGAAACAAGTATTAGGTACGTAGAACTTCAACATtatttataaccatttgaattaataGTACTTACTGATTTAAGTAAGCTCCTAGGTACACCTCTCGTTGCGATTCCTTGAGCCATGCTTGTAAGTAATGCTCACATTCAGCACGTCGATCCTTTGCATTGTGTATCGAttgtggctcaaggaatccatacacggAAGCATGACCCAAAGTAGAGCTCCACTCATCCAAAAACCTGCTTTgataaattatacataaaaattgaTACTGATGCATAGCATACAAAATACTACTTATCAAtgaatcatattaaatttactTACAACATCCATAACTGTAGTATAGATATGTTCAAACATTTGTATCCAGCTACTATTTCATTTACATCAGAGAATGTCAAGAAGAATGAAGCATCAACATTTGAAAGCCCAAATTTGCTGCCATCCCACTTCAACTCAACAGGTGTGTCGTACATGAAATATAGGCTCTTAATCAGTTGACACAACGGATCATGGTCAAAATCATTCGTCCCTCTTTCATCTGTTTCAGGAAGTTTCTTTGGACTAGTATCGGACTCCTAATTGTGtaatgaaaacaacaatttacATAATTTCATAAACTAACATATATTCATGTAAACATGTCATGCAGCAAATATAATAACACCAAATTTACCTCATGTGACACTTTTTTCACAAGATTTGTTGGCCATGCAATGAATGTTTGAAGAGCCTGCTTGACATATTGAATCTCTGATGTCGGGAAGGGCACTTCGGCATCACCTTCTATAACTTTGTCAACACTCACCCTCACAACATCATCAGCATAAGTGACATTGT is a genomic window containing:
- the LOC114367575 gene encoding uncharacterized protein LOC114367575, translating into MDKQTWDEFVASRKTPDWQEIRKKAKESQKYNDCPHVLSRGGYDLLEKKMLDEKTKQRQQQALLTENPLSDLEEPPSPIKRHVKWKMARTKRYGQMTSKAAKEISDRIDSLEEQTTQGSFVPHGRDDILNTAIGKPEHPGRVRAAGSGMTLTQFYGRATRTSSSSSATLMQQQWADIIGNIKEQVRNEYEEQHKRSLEEFKKELSSQIFIQLSQMGSQYSPLIEVDLQALAARLSTKGSNVETADVDPSGDKNVSLKPTMGLYVQRQNTTVLVALGKICEGGSAIHNVTYADDVVRVSVDKVIEGDAEVPFPTSEIQYVKQALQTFIAWPTNLVKKVSHEESDTSPKKLPETDERGTNDFDHDPLCQLIKSLYFMYDTPVELKWDGSKFGLSNVDASFFLTFSDVNEIVAGYKCLNISILQLWMLFLDEWSSTLGHASVYGFLEPQSIHNAKDRRAECEHYLQAWLKESQREVYLGAYLNQGHWQLVVLCPATNVVAWFCSLRKKPDTHIKTAINNAMKSANTTADGTNNPATPKWVEVKSHVQSGGYECGYYVMHWMWNIVGGGLKNDWSMWFLDGTALDNETITTIRQKWAAYFLKVQSIQCTKS
- the LOC114368480 gene encoding WD repeat-containing protein 91-like, which produces MIWTYDTSTPVSRNATIYCSTEILSLDWECKSDRLLLIGTSDGCIKAWNVDAKRVVCDLNTTEAFPSVLDIKCSPVEPIFVSAAASGGAGSNYIDNLGFASLTVWNMKTWKAMTVLPLGEDPPAITSLCFNHNGKILAASAIDGMIHMFGILNFVHLIVSLV